Proteins encoded by one window of Candidatus Sumerlaea chitinivorans:
- a CDS encoding N-Acetyl-D-glucosamine ABC transport system, sugar-binding protein, whose protein sequence is MQKEIIAAFEQSHPNIRVNVMSVAGSYEKVTISFAAGNPPDLMSSVWLDDLAAYAARGALQPLDPFLQRSGRNVDDEYLPALAQGLRYCGRVWGLMVTVNAQFVVANSRLLREAGLDPNHPIETTQELDVANERLAKFDVGGNLVRFGWRPNDLVLMGHVFGGQWYDTATGKVTADDPRNVEALGYLASYAQKYGAGRLLAYENALSGTNLGYVSDIGNFAGLFGGHAGMLLTGEWCEEFIRRYAPKDFEFTVFAIPAPPNGRKNAIRVNGSVFVIPRDAKHPDEAWELLNYLTSPDAVKWFCSGIKNMPPLRRLLEDPAFRSSPIMRFSADLLKNSNALAPPPMPVWSYYVSEINRAQQAAFVRGVDPKQALLEVRQNVEQRLRDALRYAEIK, encoded by the coding sequence GTGCAGAAGGAAATCATTGCAGCGTTCGAGCAGAGCCACCCCAACATTCGAGTGAATGTCATGAGCGTGGCGGGCTCCTACGAGAAGGTAACCATCAGCTTTGCGGCTGGGAATCCGCCCGATTTGATGTCCTCCGTCTGGCTGGATGATCTGGCGGCGTACGCAGCTCGCGGAGCTCTGCAGCCACTCGACCCCTTCCTGCAGAGGTCGGGCCGCAATGTGGATGACGAGTACCTCCCTGCGTTAGCTCAAGGACTGCGCTACTGCGGGCGTGTGTGGGGCTTGATGGTCACCGTCAATGCTCAGTTTGTCGTGGCAAACTCCCGCTTATTGCGCGAAGCGGGACTAGATCCTAATCACCCGATCGAGACGACCCAAGAACTGGATGTCGCAAATGAACGGCTTGCCAAATTTGATGTCGGTGGAAATCTGGTTCGGTTTGGGTGGCGCCCGAATGACCTTGTCCTGATGGGTCACGTCTTCGGTGGGCAGTGGTACGACACTGCGACCGGCAAGGTGACCGCTGACGATCCGCGCAATGTGGAGGCTCTCGGTTATCTTGCGTCCTACGCACAGAAGTATGGAGCCGGCAGGCTGTTGGCTTATGAGAATGCACTAAGTGGGACGAATCTCGGTTATGTAAGTGATATTGGGAACTTTGCGGGGCTTTTTGGTGGCCACGCGGGCATGCTGCTGACGGGCGAGTGGTGTGAGGAATTTATCCGCCGCTACGCCCCCAAGGATTTCGAATTCACGGTCTTTGCAATCCCCGCCCCTCCCAACGGCAGAAAAAACGCCATCCGGGTGAATGGAAGCGTCTTCGTGATTCCCCGTGATGCAAAACATCCGGATGAGGCATGGGAACTCCTGAATTATCTGACCTCTCCTGATGCGGTGAAGTGGTTTTGCTCAGGGATCAAAAATATGCCACCCTTGCGCAGGTTGCTTGAGGACCCGGCATTTCGAAGTTCTCCTATCATGCGCTTCTCAGCAGATTTGCTGAAAAACAGCAATGCGCTTGCCCCTCCCCCGATGCCCGTGTGGAGCTATTACGTTAGTGAAATCAATCGTGCACAGCAGGCGGCCTTTGTGCGCGGAGTTGATCCGAAGCAAGCACTTTTGGAGGTCCGGCAAAATGTGGAACAACGGCTTCGAGATGCGCTCCGTTACGCCGAAATCAAGTGA
- a CDS encoding Nucleoside triphosphate pyrophosphohydrolase MazG produces MPYEEIKDPFRRLVRIMQRLQEPNGCPWDREQTHETLKPYLIEEAYEVLDAIDRQDWSALAEELGDVLLQVIFHSVLAERTGKFNIDEVIETASAKMVRRHPHVFGDTEAKTADQVLHNWEQLKAAERREKNHANPQADASATSVLAGVPKALPALLKAQRIQEKAARVGFDWENPLQVLDKVEEEVRELRHAIASNDTAHIREEIGDLIFSLVNLARFMDIDAEDAVRQTGEKFRQRFQFIERKSHELGRPLAEMSLDEMEGYWQASKNEDTSQTPD; encoded by the coding sequence GTGCCTTACGAAGAAATCAAAGATCCATTTCGCCGGCTTGTGCGTATCATGCAGCGTCTTCAAGAGCCTAACGGTTGCCCGTGGGATCGGGAGCAAACCCACGAGACGCTGAAGCCCTACCTCATCGAAGAAGCTTATGAAGTGCTGGATGCCATTGATCGCCAAGATTGGTCGGCACTGGCTGAAGAGCTCGGCGATGTTCTTCTACAGGTGATCTTCCATTCCGTGCTCGCCGAACGCACAGGGAAATTCAATATCGATGAGGTCATCGAAACCGCGTCGGCGAAAATGGTGCGACGCCATCCCCACGTTTTTGGCGATACTGAAGCCAAAACCGCGGACCAAGTCCTTCACAACTGGGAGCAACTCAAAGCCGCGGAGCGCCGCGAAAAGAATCACGCGAATCCCCAAGCCGACGCCTCCGCCACCAGCGTGTTAGCAGGCGTTCCCAAGGCTCTTCCCGCATTGCTTAAGGCCCAGCGCATCCAAGAAAAAGCCGCACGCGTCGGCTTCGATTGGGAAAATCCGCTGCAAGTGCTCGACAAAGTCGAAGAGGAAGTTCGTGAGCTCAGACACGCGATCGCATCGAATGACACCGCCCACATTCGCGAAGAGATCGGCGACCTCATTTTCTCGCTGGTGAATCTGGCTCGGTTTATGGATATTGATGCGGAGGACGCCGTGCGCCAGACGGGGGAGAAGTTCCGTCAGCGCTTTCAATTCATTGAGCGGAAAAGCCATGAGCTCGGGCGTCCCCTCGCCGAGATGTCCCTCGATGAAATGGAGGGCTATTGGCAGGCATCGAAAAACGAAGATACTTCTCAAACTCCGGACTGA
- a CDS encoding Ferredoxin: MAKAKVAFLKTTPKTVLDDYARLMRLADYEAHVPKGHDTLIKINISWHYYYPACSTTPWQYDGVVSTLLADGFERDRIIPTHNRTVVVDDKLGIKNNHLDTVDFKHGLKPIHLYEPQWEWVEYTPKTGKYRVLDKVYPDGVKIPKFFFGRNIIHLPTVKTHVFTQITGAMKNAFGGLLNERRHWTHSVIHETLVDLLRIQKEIHSGLFAVMDGTVVGDGPGPRCMVPSVQNVILASADQTAIDAVSAKIQGFDPLEIDFIRIAHEDGLGVGDPRDIEIVGDDITGVNFHHHKQQQTFASRGQHMIYHGPLKPLEKLLLRSPLVPWSYVASRLYHDVYWYPTIGKKRVEQILATEWGELFRSYDLETYKQRNRADHQLVGSAV; the protein is encoded by the coding sequence ATGGCGAAGGCAAAAGTTGCATTTCTGAAGACCACCCCCAAAACCGTCCTCGATGACTATGCCCGTCTGATGCGTTTAGCGGATTACGAGGCGCACGTTCCCAAAGGTCACGACACCTTAATCAAAATTAATATCTCGTGGCATTATTACTACCCTGCCTGCTCCACCACGCCTTGGCAGTACGACGGGGTGGTCAGCACGCTCCTTGCGGACGGCTTCGAGCGTGACCGCATCATCCCCACCCACAACCGGACGGTGGTGGTGGATGATAAGCTTGGTATCAAAAACAACCACCTCGATACCGTGGACTTCAAGCATGGCCTCAAGCCCATCCACTTGTACGAGCCCCAATGGGAGTGGGTGGAATACACGCCGAAAACCGGTAAATATCGTGTTCTTGATAAGGTGTATCCCGACGGAGTGAAAATCCCGAAGTTTTTCTTTGGGCGTAATATCATTCACCTGCCGACGGTCAAAACCCACGTCTTCACCCAAATCACCGGGGCTATGAAAAATGCCTTTGGTGGGCTACTTAATGAGCGACGCCACTGGACGCACAGTGTCATCCATGAGACGCTCGTCGATCTTCTGCGTATTCAGAAGGAGATCCACAGCGGCCTTTTTGCGGTGATGGATGGGACGGTCGTCGGCGACGGACCCGGTCCCCGCTGCATGGTGCCGAGCGTGCAGAACGTGATTCTCGCCAGTGCCGATCAGACCGCGATTGATGCGGTGAGCGCCAAGATCCAAGGCTTTGACCCCTTGGAAATTGATTTCATCCGAATCGCTCATGAGGACGGTCTGGGTGTGGGCGATCCCCGCGATATCGAGATTGTGGGTGATGACATTACTGGGGTCAATTTCCACCATCACAAGCAGCAGCAGACCTTTGCCAGCCGCGGCCAGCACATGATTTATCACGGCCCCCTCAAGCCACTCGAAAAGTTGCTCCTTCGCTCGCCGCTGGTGCCATGGAGCTACGTGGCTTCGCGTCTCTACCATGACGTTTATTGGTACCCCACAATTGGCAAGAAGCGCGTAGAACAGATTCTTGCAACCGAGTGGGGCGAGTTGTTTCGCAGCTACGACTTAGAGACTTACAAGCAGCGGAATCGTGCCGACCACCAACTCGTGGGTTCGGCTGTCTAA
- a CDS encoding Zinc metalloproteinase precursor codes for MVKSSLAPRSQAKELTFTKTGNWGELMKWQCWKTKLLLLSFFVLGSLSLGQSQVPGTVRAQAQALEQASRGTATISYHAKTRRVRFFGTDNANAVRVTKMTGSALAGTSEEDTAREFLAQFAPAFGVTDPKAELAVMKKRALPDGASVVRFQQQWRGLPVIGGELIVHQTKERAVTCVIGEASPELDLDPVPTVGATAASQVAIELVAKYYGVDAAALTATDPVLSAFDPALLSVPGRTKPALVWQMEITDDGTVPVREYVLIDAHAAKPVLHFSKIYHAKNRKTYSCNNTSILPGTLMREEGQAPVSDADVNAAHDGAGATYDFYWDILGRDSIDNAGMILMSSVRYCPSSSQCPYENAFWNGTQMVYGRDMTADDVCAHELTHGVTEHESKLFYYMQSGAINEAMSDIFGEIVDQVNGLGTDTPAVRWKLGEDLPASIGIIRDMADPTAYGQPDKVSSGLYYCGAGDQGGVHTNSGVANKCAYLMADGGTFNGYTVNSMGLYKTARIWYEVNYNYLTSAADFQDLYDALIQATRALVDTTVNDYGAGQTITSADVQNVKNAVDAVEMNLAPTGCAAVEAAYCSSDGKAPNWIWFDDLENPSSGRWVRGYAIGGNRWYYPQNTHPYTGFDATYATSGQYNFFGDDDSVRTDSWISMTQSVALPTTASAIYMHFRHAYDFEAPTYDGGVIEYSVDGGVTWLDAGSLIDTNGYTGTITTGFLNPLAGRSAFCGTSNGYISTRLNLTDLAGQNIRFRFRIGTDTSGYGWGWFIDDIGIYVCSYRVEEKQRETFTALPSGWMEFVKIPSSGSYAGTSYDATSGTLRAWVSAAPDRYRIVGWLAGASQWLNYSQVGTNNYVRAKFYVYAGGQSDPSQLNSIPNFRLRVSHRFALNSMLEVLPHSSATAGDEPVSLELRPSTDPTRPSLYRVDLAPIDIPYLQQNPAQEGFTHGFEIYALDPQDNGYIALTESSLGVYPRAAVSVSGSNLMWLKTYAPSSTDAGTLNPYLSGATLDRFSLLMYPDGVFPTRDNSVAPTVSAGTGGVTMDSTSFDNEGGSRVGVVAIDFDAGSNLAQRVRINENKQYMVRFHVTSTQQSNRNPQLRMRARTVRFAWTQKYEVGGAWAINTTEHSTIAAQYLPGVGCGNPDKIGAEFGGWYTLLTHSPLNIDIRPDVSGLLSSRMPNLSSQPGPGVNAPSLRDLKVGVDLLDTMSGSVNAYLEAGRFTVDRIEVFQFDMIPD; via the coding sequence GTGGTAAAAAGTTCCCTTGCACCGCGAAGCCAAGCGAAGGAACTCACCTTTACGAAAACTGGCAATTGGGGTGAACTCATGAAATGGCAGTGCTGGAAAACAAAGTTACTTTTGCTATCCTTTTTTGTCTTGGGCAGCTTGTCACTTGGGCAGAGCCAAGTTCCCGGCACAGTTCGAGCTCAAGCACAGGCGCTTGAGCAAGCAAGCCGCGGGACAGCAACGATTTCCTACCACGCAAAGACAAGGCGGGTACGGTTCTTTGGCACGGACAACGCCAACGCTGTTCGCGTGACCAAGATGACGGGCTCAGCCCTTGCGGGGACCTCGGAAGAAGATACTGCCCGAGAGTTCTTAGCGCAATTCGCCCCTGCCTTCGGGGTTACTGATCCAAAAGCCGAGCTCGCCGTGATGAAAAAACGTGCGTTGCCTGACGGAGCAAGTGTGGTGCGTTTCCAGCAACAGTGGCGTGGGCTGCCCGTGATCGGTGGTGAGCTCATCGTTCATCAGACGAAAGAACGTGCGGTCACGTGCGTGATCGGGGAAGCCTCGCCCGAATTGGATCTTGACCCCGTCCCCACTGTGGGAGCGACGGCTGCGTCGCAAGTAGCAATAGAGTTGGTCGCGAAGTATTATGGCGTGGATGCAGCCGCTCTTACCGCAACCGACCCCGTGCTTTCGGCCTTTGATCCAGCTTTGCTGAGTGTACCGGGCAGAACCAAGCCAGCACTCGTGTGGCAAATGGAAATCACAGATGATGGCACCGTGCCGGTGAGGGAATACGTACTGATTGACGCACACGCAGCTAAGCCGGTACTCCATTTTTCGAAGATTTACCACGCAAAAAACCGAAAGACCTACAGCTGCAATAACACTTCCATCCTACCAGGAACGTTGATGCGTGAGGAGGGGCAGGCACCTGTTTCCGACGCAGACGTGAATGCAGCCCACGACGGAGCGGGAGCAACATACGACTTCTATTGGGACATCTTGGGACGCGACAGCATCGACAATGCAGGGATGATCCTCATGTCATCGGTGCGCTACTGTCCCTCATCCTCACAGTGTCCTTACGAAAATGCGTTTTGGAATGGCACGCAGATGGTCTATGGAAGGGACATGACGGCCGACGACGTGTGCGCCCATGAGCTGACCCACGGCGTCACCGAACATGAGTCTAAGCTCTTTTACTATATGCAGTCGGGCGCCATTAACGAAGCCATGTCTGATATTTTCGGAGAGATTGTGGACCAAGTGAATGGCCTCGGGACGGACACTCCGGCCGTGCGATGGAAACTGGGTGAGGATCTGCCAGCCTCCATTGGGATCATCCGTGATATGGCTGATCCCACTGCCTACGGCCAGCCTGACAAGGTGTCGAGTGGGCTTTACTACTGTGGCGCTGGCGATCAAGGAGGAGTCCACACAAATTCGGGCGTGGCGAACAAGTGCGCGTACCTTATGGCCGATGGAGGCACCTTCAACGGCTACACGGTCAACTCGATGGGTCTCTACAAGACGGCACGGATTTGGTATGAGGTTAACTACAACTACCTGACAAGCGCCGCCGACTTCCAAGATCTCTACGATGCCCTAATTCAAGCCACGCGTGCGCTTGTTGACACGACGGTCAACGACTACGGGGCGGGCCAGACCATCACCTCTGCTGATGTGCAAAACGTCAAGAATGCAGTGGACGCGGTCGAGATGAATCTCGCCCCAACTGGCTGCGCTGCAGTCGAGGCAGCTTACTGCTCATCGGACGGCAAAGCGCCCAACTGGATTTGGTTTGACGATCTGGAGAACCCTTCGAGCGGACGGTGGGTGCGCGGCTATGCCATCGGCGGGAATCGCTGGTACTACCCACAAAACACCCATCCGTACACGGGCTTTGATGCCACCTATGCCACGAGCGGCCAGTACAACTTCTTTGGAGATGACGACAGCGTACGAACCGACTCGTGGATTTCGATGACCCAGAGTGTGGCTTTACCAACCACTGCGAGCGCGATCTATATGCATTTCCGCCATGCTTACGACTTTGAGGCGCCTACCTATGACGGCGGAGTGATCGAATACAGCGTGGACGGTGGGGTCACGTGGCTGGATGCGGGCAGCTTGATTGACACAAACGGTTATACGGGAACGATTACAACAGGGTTCTTAAATCCGCTCGCCGGCCGCTCCGCATTTTGCGGTACAAGTAACGGCTATATTTCTACGCGGCTGAACCTCACGGATCTGGCCGGTCAAAACATCCGGTTCCGCTTCCGCATCGGTACGGACACGAGTGGGTATGGCTGGGGATGGTTTATTGATGATATCGGCATCTACGTTTGCAGCTACCGCGTAGAAGAGAAACAGCGGGAGACGTTCACCGCTCTACCCAGCGGATGGATGGAGTTTGTGAAGATACCATCAAGTGGCAGTTATGCGGGCACAAGCTATGATGCGACCAGCGGTACGCTGCGTGCATGGGTCTCCGCTGCTCCTGACCGCTACCGCATCGTTGGTTGGCTGGCAGGAGCGAGTCAGTGGCTGAATTACTCGCAAGTGGGAACCAACAACTACGTGCGGGCAAAGTTCTATGTGTACGCCGGCGGTCAGAGCGATCCATCGCAGCTCAACTCGATTCCGAATTTCCGACTGCGGGTTTCGCATCGCTTCGCTTTGAACTCGATGCTGGAAGTTCTCCCCCACTCCAGTGCGACTGCAGGGGATGAGCCAGTTTCATTGGAGCTTCGTCCATCGACCGATCCCACGCGCCCCTCGCTCTATCGCGTGGATCTCGCTCCAATAGATATCCCCTACCTCCAACAGAATCCTGCTCAAGAAGGTTTCACCCACGGATTCGAGATCTACGCGCTCGACCCGCAAGATAACGGGTACATTGCGCTCACGGAGTCTTCGCTGGGAGTCTACCCACGTGCAGCAGTCTCCGTGTCGGGTTCGAACCTCATGTGGCTGAAAACCTACGCACCAAGCTCGACCGACGCCGGCACACTTAACCCGTACCTGTCTGGCGCTACCCTCGACCGCTTTAGCCTTTTGATGTACCCCGACGGCGTTTTCCCGACGCGGGATAACTCGGTGGCACCGACAGTGTCGGCGGGAACGGGCGGCGTGACGATGGATTCTACGAGTTTCGACAACGAAGGCGGCAGCCGCGTGGGCGTGGTCGCTATTGACTTTGACGCAGGCTCAAATTTGGCGCAGCGTGTGAGAATCAACGAGAACAAACAGTACATGGTGCGGTTCCACGTGACCTCGACGCAGCAGTCGAACCGCAATCCCCAGCTTCGCATGCGAGCTCGAACAGTTCGATTTGCCTGGACACAAAAGTATGAAGTGGGCGGGGCTTGGGCAATCAATACGACGGAACATTCAACGATCGCCGCTCAGTACCTGCCGGGTGTCGGCTGCGGAAATCCGGATAAAATTGGCGCTGAGTTTGGCGGGTGGTACACGCTACTCACGCACTCTCCGCTGAATATTGACATTCGACCAGACGTCAGCGGCCTACTCAGCTCACGGATGCCCAATCTGAGCAGTCAACCGGGGCCCGGGGTCAACGCACCGTCGCTCCGCGATCTGAAGGTAGGCGTGGACTTACTCGATACCATGAGCGGAAGTGTGAATGCCTATCTGGAAGCTGGACGGTTTACCGTAGACCGTATCGAGGTCTTCCAATTTGACATGATCCCAGATTGA
- a CDS encoding Zinc metalloproteinase precursor, with translation MMKRAALLSAALALWSVFSGAVAVSKTDMGYAGADDKSTLRALAPTAESDDCNSNLNPDSDDITLQPDKVLFSEDFEGNQFSSDWIVTGGWRLAKSAAEDEQECIPEIVSDTPTQAAALNRKPDGDDPKSCTYDFGGRVRAALTLATPVRIPRFGAYLTWANFIMTEGLPVVDQWFVEVSANNGTTWEIVYDGEGRSTETWEPLQVDLSQYAEKRILVRFRFDSRDGLNNNFLGWYIDDVKIISYFALSYDENSNGIPDDCEEDCNSNGIVDDVDLTRGISQDCNSNNIPDECEVTDQFVFQWRFDPTVAEEFTTKIVTLTGGLPPLASTPVKLHFYGYGLYGRRAENSIDVYINNSNFGSVQLPLAQSPCGYGFSDLVLEANAYNGALNFTQNLLKLIPGESISPRCESSFLEVTLSYGYSTLAKDCNGNGVPDECDLGNGTSSDCNGNSVPDECDLAEGTSPDCNNNNVPDECDLLSGTSYDCNANDVLDECDIAQRTSLDCNSNGVPDECDLESGASADCNVDGIPDECDILEGISQDLNDNIVPDECEFEYAVGQCGGDLSVLETLWFDNFENPAANLWTTGTITGACTWSYPPPSGFENPFSGQLNAFGGHYPIPSDSWLAMRDFVQLPAEGVITLTVKHAYDFEYGFAYRTIYEGGVIEYLVEGSGSGWQDAGPLMTANGYRGTINLTYGNPLGGRNAFGGTSNGYITTRLDLTALAGKRIKIRFRVGTDVAVASGGWSVDDVRITRCYYGVEEQVQNDFPTGAGWSEFVRIPDATAPGYAETDVDSANTALRARVSASPDRYRIVGWFTNASNWLPYSVVGPDRYVRGKFYVYATGQTNPSQINSIPNLRMRLANRFAVSSILEVHHHVGAAAGDEPVTSEVRPSTDPERPSLYRVDFDPVDVPYLIGNPYTEGILRAFEAYSFEPQDNGYICLTESSIGVYPKSIVTPTSAALMWRKTYEVADLNPFLPNASWDLYSLDFSAVPSGQGYVPPRDIDFTPEIIYSATTGVTVDSTSLDNRVDGRYLVGIATLDFDPGSDLAQRVRVEENKQYMVRFHVTSTQQSNLNPQMRCRARTLRFGWAQKYEVGGAWAINTPAHSTIAAQALPGIGCLNPDKIGPFDFRGGWYTLIMHSPMNVDIRPELSGPLAVRMPNLSAQPGPGVAAPSLRDLKVGFDLIDTMSGSVNADLEAGNFTLDRIEIYSYDLIPD, from the coding sequence ATGATGAAGCGGGCGGCGCTTTTAAGTGCAGCACTTGCTCTTTGGAGCGTATTTTCGGGAGCGGTGGCCGTCAGCAAAACAGATATGGGATACGCTGGAGCCGACGATAAGTCCACGCTGCGTGCTCTAGCACCTACAGCTGAATCCGACGACTGCAATAGCAATCTCAACCCAGATAGCGACGACATTACGCTCCAGCCGGACAAAGTCCTGTTTTCGGAGGACTTCGAAGGCAATCAGTTTAGTTCTGACTGGATTGTAACGGGTGGTTGGCGCCTTGCCAAATCGGCTGCGGAGGACGAGCAAGAGTGTATCCCTGAAATTGTCAGTGATACCCCTACCCAAGCCGCGGCCTTAAACCGCAAACCTGACGGGGATGACCCAAAATCCTGTACCTACGACTTTGGGGGACGGGTTCGGGCTGCCTTAACGTTGGCAACCCCCGTGAGAATTCCCCGCTTTGGCGCCTACCTAACTTGGGCGAACTTCATCATGACAGAAGGTTTGCCGGTGGTCGATCAATGGTTCGTGGAAGTCAGCGCAAACAACGGGACAACGTGGGAAATCGTGTACGATGGGGAAGGAAGAAGCACCGAAACGTGGGAGCCTTTGCAGGTGGACCTCTCGCAGTATGCGGAAAAGAGGATCCTTGTTCGATTCCGGTTTGATTCGCGCGATGGGCTCAACAACAATTTCCTCGGCTGGTACATTGACGATGTTAAGATTATCTCCTATTTTGCTCTAAGCTATGACGAGAACTCGAATGGAATTCCGGATGACTGCGAGGAGGACTGTAATTCGAACGGCATTGTAGACGATGTAGATCTAACTCGGGGCATCTCGCAAGATTGTAACAGCAACAATATTCCTGACGAATGCGAGGTTACAGATCAGTTTGTCTTTCAATGGCGTTTCGACCCAACCGTAGCAGAAGAGTTCACCACTAAGATTGTCACACTAACTGGGGGTCTCCCGCCCCTTGCAAGCACTCCAGTCAAACTCCACTTCTACGGCTACGGCCTCTATGGGCGGAGAGCCGAGAACTCGATCGACGTCTACATCAACAACTCAAATTTTGGCTCCGTTCAATTGCCGCTCGCTCAAAGTCCTTGTGGCTATGGTTTTTCTGATCTTGTCTTAGAAGCAAACGCGTACAATGGCGCCCTAAACTTCACACAGAACCTTCTGAAACTTATCCCCGGCGAAAGCATTTCGCCGCGCTGTGAGTCGTCGTTCTTGGAAGTCACCCTCTCGTACGGCTACTCCACTCTGGCCAAAGACTGTAATGGAAACGGCGTGCCCGACGAGTGTGATCTGGGCAACGGGACGTCCAGTGATTGCAATGGAAACAGCGTCCCAGATGAGTGTGACCTTGCGGAGGGCACCTCACCAGACTGCAATAACAACAACGTACCGGATGAGTGTGACCTTCTCAGCGGAACGTCCTACGATTGCAATGCCAACGACGTCTTAGACGAGTGTGACATTGCCCAACGCACGTCTCTTGATTGCAACAGCAACGGCGTTCCAGATGAATGCGACCTTGAAAGCGGGGCGTCTGCCGACTGCAACGTCGACGGGATTCCCGATGAATGTGATATTCTTGAAGGAATCAGTCAGGACTTAAACGACAACATTGTGCCAGACGAATGCGAATTCGAATATGCCGTCGGCCAGTGCGGTGGGGATTTATCCGTATTAGAAACCCTCTGGTTCGATAATTTCGAGAATCCGGCTGCAAACCTTTGGACAACTGGGACGATCACGGGAGCCTGCACATGGTCTTATCCGCCTCCATCGGGTTTCGAAAATCCATTCAGTGGGCAGCTCAATGCCTTCGGTGGGCATTACCCAATCCCGAGCGATTCATGGCTTGCCATGAGAGATTTCGTACAGTTGCCGGCTGAAGGGGTCATCACGCTAACAGTAAAGCACGCCTACGACTTCGAATATGGTTTTGCTTACCGCACCATCTATGAAGGGGGCGTCATCGAGTACTTGGTGGAGGGAAGCGGATCTGGCTGGCAGGACGCTGGACCGCTTATGACGGCAAACGGCTACCGGGGAACGATTAATCTTACCTATGGCAACCCGTTGGGCGGACGAAACGCATTTGGCGGGACGAGTAATGGCTATATCACCACACGGTTGGATCTCACAGCGTTGGCCGGAAAACGAATTAAGATCCGGTTCCGCGTCGGTACAGACGTCGCAGTTGCGAGCGGCGGCTGGTCGGTAGATGATGTACGGATCACACGGTGCTACTACGGCGTCGAAGAGCAGGTGCAGAATGATTTCCCGACGGGAGCGGGCTGGAGCGAGTTTGTCAGAATTCCGGATGCAACTGCACCGGGATACGCGGAAACGGACGTGGATAGCGCTAACACTGCGCTTCGAGCCCGGGTGAGTGCGTCGCCCGATCGCTACCGAATTGTCGGGTGGTTTACCAATGCGTCGAACTGGCTGCCTTATTCGGTGGTCGGGCCAGACCGTTACGTACGCGGGAAATTCTACGTGTATGCAACCGGGCAGACTAATCCGAGCCAGATTAACTCAATTCCCAATCTGAGAATGCGCTTGGCAAATCGCTTTGCGGTTTCTTCGATTCTTGAGGTGCACCATCATGTCGGCGCGGCAGCGGGTGATGAGCCTGTAACCTCCGAAGTACGGCCTTCCACTGATCCCGAGCGGCCTTCGCTGTATCGCGTCGACTTTGACCCGGTGGACGTGCCGTACCTGATCGGAAATCCGTACACGGAAGGGATCCTGCGGGCCTTCGAAGCGTACTCGTTTGAGCCACAAGACAATGGCTACATTTGCCTCACAGAATCGTCGATTGGGGTTTATCCGAAAAGCATCGTCACGCCGACGTCTGCTGCGCTGATGTGGCGCAAGACGTATGAAGTGGCGGATTTGAACCCGTTCCTTCCCAACGCGAGTTGGGACCTCTACAGCCTCGACTTCAGTGCAGTTCCGTCGGGTCAAGGGTATGTACCACCTCGTGATATCGACTTTACCCCTGAAATCATTTATTCCGCAACCACAGGGGTCACGGTCGATTCTACGTCACTCGACAATCGCGTCGATGGGCGTTATCTGGTGGGTATCGCGACGTTGGACTTTGATCCGGGAAGTGATTTGGCTCAACGCGTGCGAGTGGAGGAGAACAAACAGTACATGGTGCGCTTCCACGTGACCTCCACACAACAGTCGAATCTCAACCCGCAGATGCGTTGTCGGGCGCGCACCCTGCGATTCGGATGGGCACAAAAGTACGAGGTGGGCGGCGCATGGGCCATCAACACACCCGCCCACTCGACGATTGCTGCGCAGGCCTTGCCGGGCATTGGATGCCTCAACCCCGACAAAATTGGCCCGTTTGATTTCAGGGGCGGCTGGTACACGCTCATCATGCATTCGCCAATGAACGTCGATATTCGGCCTGAGCTGTCGGGCCCCCTCGCGGTGCGCATGCCAAATCTGAGCGCGCAACCGGGACCGGGGGTAGCAGCTCCATCGCTTCGTGATCTCAAAGTCGGATTCGATCTGATTGATACCATGAGTGGAAGTGTGAACGCGGATCTGGAAGCGGGGAACTTCACACTCGATCGAATTGAAATCTATAGTTATGATCTGATCCCCGACTGA